One Oceanicoccus sagamiensis genomic region harbors:
- a CDS encoding response regulator — translation MKLNMIIVDGFSVGPQLYNRIVEHYNPTLCPTGQALRSLLDRIVTDVFLINTNLLGMSGYDTCRMIRSNPYYAKVPIVFLANGISLDEKLYGYQSGGNAFIDLNDDADIFLHKLQIEVNNHLAHEPSRQHQRSRLSLADAEKDSWNALASHLSPILASADPEELAGRVIGGCEGFNLSNSVMFYLPTGSKYYSPTDHGQSSSEYKMLLEAKQGGDIIAMGKKLIFNSSHCNLLVRDKNQTILQTPHLASMMRILLRMASEKINGFVLPSPNRETAVDHNTINMGII, via the coding sequence ATGAAACTCAACATGATTATCGTTGACGGCTTTTCCGTTGGCCCACAGCTGTACAATCGCATTGTAGAGCATTACAACCCTACCTTGTGTCCCACGGGGCAGGCGCTGCGTTCCTTATTGGACCGCATTGTCACCGATGTGTTTCTGATTAATACCAATCTCTTGGGTATGTCCGGTTACGACACTTGTCGTATGATCCGTAGCAACCCCTATTACGCTAAAGTCCCGATTGTTTTTCTTGCCAACGGTATAAGCCTGGATGAAAAGCTCTATGGCTACCAATCCGGCGGCAATGCGTTTATTGACCTGAATGACGATGCCGATATTTTTCTGCATAAGCTGCAAATAGAAGTTAACAATCATTTAGCCCATGAACCCAGCCGTCAACATCAGCGCTCACGCCTGTCATTGGCCGATGCTGAAAAGGACAGTTGGAATGCCTTGGCGTCACATTTATCGCCCATCCTTGCCAGTGCTGACCCGGAAGAGTTGGCCGGTAGAGTGATTGGTGGTTGCGAGGGCTTTAATCTCAGTAATAGTGTGATGTTTTATCTGCCTACCGGCTCAAAATATTACAGCCCCACTGACCACGGACAATCGAGTAGTGAATACAAAATGCTGCTTGAGGCCAAGCAGGGTGGCGATATTATTGCCATGGGCAAAAAGCTGATTTTTAATAGCAGCCATTGCAACCTGCTTGTCCGTGATAAAAACCAAACCATTCTACAAACGCCGCATCTCGCCTCCATGATGCGAATATTGCTGCGCATGGCCAGTGAAAAAATCAATGGCTTTGTACTACCTTCACCCAACCGCGAGACAGCGGTCGATCATAATACTATCAATATGGGGATTATCTAA
- a CDS encoding sigma-54-dependent transcriptional regulator has protein sequence MTEKALTNILLIDDQYAVLSQLISLIDDDNYAIHSTANVDEGIAMLDRIKPQLLVAYVDAEHMHELAIINWIRKHQLPIAVIAVSNSPGPEVAASAVRAGATDFLKLPATPERIANSIAQCLRRADDETNSDTLDHPIFDESALGFIGAGKSMLEVSKLIISAAKSDASVFITGENGTGKEVCAQLIHELSQRNQHTIVPLNCAAIPKDLVESEVFGHVKGAFTGAHDDRVGAAGLADKGTMFLDEIGEMPLELQTKLLRFLQTGTFNRVGSGELQQVNARFICATNRDPAQQIKQGSFREDLFYRLNVIQIHLPPLRNRGDDILVFARNFLKQFAKEEGKDFEWISEETESLLLSYSWPGNVRELQNVMRSIVVLHDSDTVIPSMLPLSIIREKGGRRRRDDRETQQSTESELTAVTETASAAIGAIIKGEDPSRHIVPLDEVIARAIDTAISHCSGNVVEASYHLQVSASTLYRKLKNKSKAEKASAEQTPSLEVAMVNDPCLQS, from the coding sequence ATGACTGAAAAAGCTTTGACGAATATTCTCTTAATTGATGACCAGTACGCTGTGCTTAGTCAATTAATCTCCCTGATTGATGATGATAATTATGCCATTCATTCAACGGCCAATGTTGATGAAGGTATTGCTATGCTTGATCGTATCAAGCCGCAATTGCTGGTGGCCTATGTTGATGCGGAGCATATGCATGAGCTGGCCATTATTAATTGGATAAGAAAGCATCAACTACCTATTGCGGTTATTGCGGTATCGAATAGCCCTGGCCCTGAAGTGGCAGCTTCTGCCGTGCGGGCAGGTGCAACAGATTTCTTAAAACTACCGGCAACGCCGGAGCGTATCGCTAACAGTATTGCTCAATGTTTGCGCAGAGCTGATGATGAAACTAATAGCGACACCCTCGATCACCCCATCTTTGATGAGTCCGCATTAGGTTTTATTGGTGCAGGCAAGTCCATGTTGGAGGTGTCGAAATTAATTATCAGTGCCGCCAAAAGTGATGCCAGTGTCTTTATTACTGGCGAGAATGGTACCGGTAAAGAAGTCTGTGCCCAGCTTATCCATGAGCTAAGCCAGCGCAATCAACACACGATTGTCCCACTGAACTGTGCCGCTATCCCTAAAGATTTGGTGGAGAGTGAAGTGTTTGGTCATGTTAAAGGCGCGTTTACCGGTGCCCATGACGATAGGGTCGGTGCTGCCGGCCTTGCCGATAAAGGCACGATGTTCCTTGATGAAATTGGCGAGATGCCCCTGGAGCTACAAACCAAATTACTGAGATTTTTACAGACCGGTACCTTTAATCGTGTAGGTAGTGGTGAGTTACAACAGGTCAATGCCCGCTTTATTTGTGCGACTAACCGTGACCCAGCCCAGCAAATCAAGCAGGGCAGTTTCCGGGAAGACTTATTTTACCGGCTTAACGTGATCCAGATTCATTTGCCGCCTCTGCGCAACCGGGGCGACGACATTCTGGTGTTTGCCCGTAACTTCTTAAAGCAGTTTGCTAAGGAAGAAGGCAAAGATTTTGAGTGGATCTCCGAAGAGACGGAATCCTTGTTACTGTCTTACTCCTGGCCGGGTAATGTTCGTGAGTTACAGAACGTGATGCGGAGTATTGTGGTGCTGCATGATAGTGATACCGTTATTCCGTCTATGTTGCCACTGTCTATTATCCGAGAGAAGGGCGGCAGACGACGCAGAGATGATAGAGAGACGCAGCAGTCAACAGAGTCAGAGCTTACCGCAGTGACCGAGACGGCCAGCGCCGCTATTGGTGCCATTATTAAGGGAGAGGACCCCTCCCGGCATATTGTGCCGCTGGATGAAGTGATTGCCAGAGCCATTGATACCGCCATTAGTCACTGCAGTGGCAATGTGGTGGAGGCCTCCTACCATTTACAAGTCAGTGCCTCTACCTTATATAGAAAGTTAAAGAATAAAAGCAAAGCAGAGAAAGCGTCTGCGGAGCAAACACCGAGCCTTGAAGTGGCGATGGTGAACGACCCTTGCTTGCAATCATAA
- a CDS encoding MFS transporter: MQKKSFFGWWVLLGLCLIYGASNGILVNTLPMLYPQQIEEFGWDPEQVTRPATFLFLVIAFLSPFGGALLDKFSPRQLMIYGAILLVIGLGLYPFISSLWQMTVLYQLFAVGIVAVGLVPSMILVTRWFVKYRGIAVGLLLMSSSLGGAIFPLLVKGALVDEGWRAAMMILAVVGAVMMIVPLFLWVRNSPQDLGLHADGADNDSVVEADNSQAGPSLKEALHSPVFYLLAFSTATMWFCILGVLQHQAIYLSQDIGIDKAAIPGIFSLFFWCAIVGKFGFGYLSDHFDKGKIMLLSIINLALGLLMLRLIDQGGMTMVYIYAVIYGVGYSGAFTMVQLSIAEFFAGQSYGKILGIFTFVDTIAGTSAIAALGFIRSTYGSYLPAFDFMMGICGLAAICIIVINRIKP; this comes from the coding sequence ATGCAAAAAAAATCTTTTTTTGGCTGGTGGGTGCTGCTGGGGCTATGCCTTATCTATGGCGCCTCCAATGGTATTCTAGTCAATACCTTACCCATGTTATACCCTCAGCAAATAGAAGAATTTGGCTGGGACCCGGAGCAGGTCACTCGACCAGCGACCTTCTTATTTCTGGTTATTGCTTTTCTCTCACCCTTTGGTGGCGCTTTGTTGGATAAATTTTCTCCGCGCCAATTAATGATCTATGGCGCAATACTGCTAGTAATTGGCCTGGGTCTTTACCCCTTTATCTCTTCCCTTTGGCAAATGACGGTGCTCTATCAATTGTTTGCGGTAGGGATTGTCGCTGTCGGCCTGGTGCCGAGCATGATTTTAGTAACCCGTTGGTTTGTTAAATACCGCGGTATTGCCGTGGGCCTGTTATTAATGTCATCCAGTTTGGGCGGTGCTATTTTTCCCTTGCTTGTCAAAGGTGCATTAGTGGATGAGGGTTGGCGTGCCGCTATGATGATATTGGCGGTGGTTGGTGCAGTCATGATGATAGTACCTTTATTCTTATGGGTCAGAAATAGCCCGCAAGACTTAGGTCTGCATGCTGACGGTGCCGATAACGATAGCGTGGTTGAAGCCGACAATAGCCAGGCCGGGCCAAGCTTAAAAGAGGCGCTACATTCCCCCGTTTTTTATTTATTAGCCTTTTCAACAGCCACTATGTGGTTTTGTATTTTAGGTGTACTACAGCATCAGGCAATTTATTTAAGTCAGGATATCGGTATCGATAAGGCTGCGATTCCCGGCATATTTAGTTTGTTTTTTTGGTGCGCGATTGTTGGCAAATTTGGTTTTGGCTATTTAAGCGACCACTTTGATAAAGGCAAAATCATGTTGCTGTCGATTATCAACCTTGCTCTGGGCTTGCTGATGTTAAGGCTGATTGATCAGGGCGGTATGACCATGGTGTATATCTACGCGGTGATCTATGGGGTGGGTTACAGCGGTGCCTTCACCATGGTTCAGCTGAGTATTGCAGAGTTTTTTGCCGGTCAATCCTATGGCAAAATTCTGGGTATTTTCACCTTTGTGGATACCATTGCAGGAACTTCGGCGATAGCGGCGCTGGGTTTTATCCGCAGTACCTATGGCAGTTATCTGCCCGCCTTTGATTTTATGATGGGGATTTGTGGCCTGGCTGCTATTTGTATTATTGTGATTAATCGTATCAAGCCCTGA
- a CDS encoding HD domain-containing phosphohydrolase, with protein sequence MSFSLPDIERETIEDLIVSIHESLDEIEPSLGLLVADPDRKDLVNDLFRNLHTIKGNFRMCFLEPFTDYVHEIEEAISEVRNGHLRFSPALKEAVLIGLDKLRINMDILQAEGELDTRDMETYGDYFQRLAEGAAADSAEEKPPAIDNSMKEELLYFRDSALKFDRRVVGRQGRTEQMLKVVSLIFSHSNANTFSEHVMIDRWQMQAAIYMHDIGHNLNKDLIEHLQVDNEHAEVAYNYLKKFPCWQQAAEIVYQHHELLDGSGYPRQLSADAIHPGAQLLGVVARFVDLVAMHKEISERLAVVAAIKTLNSEAGIFYNAELISLLPDIALAFCSQGDMAAA encoded by the coding sequence ATGAGCTTTTCATTGCCGGATATTGAGCGGGAAACTATTGAAGACCTGATTGTATCGATTCATGAGTCACTGGACGAAATCGAGCCTTCCTTAGGCTTGTTGGTGGCTGACCCAGACCGTAAAGATTTGGTAAATGACCTGTTTCGTAATCTGCATACCATCAAAGGAAATTTCAGAATGTGTTTTCTGGAGCCTTTTACGGATTATGTGCATGAAATCGAAGAAGCCATTTCTGAAGTTCGTAATGGCCATTTACGGTTTTCCCCGGCACTCAAAGAGGCAGTGCTGATCGGGCTGGATAAATTGCGTATCAATATGGATATTTTGCAAGCGGAAGGTGAGCTGGATACCCGCGATATGGAAACCTATGGTGATTACTTCCAGCGCCTGGCGGAAGGGGCAGCAGCGGATAGTGCGGAAGAAAAACCGCCCGCGATTGATAATTCGATGAAAGAAGAATTGCTGTACTTTAGGGATTCGGCGTTAAAGTTTGACCGGCGCGTTGTCGGCCGGCAAGGGCGTACCGAGCAAATGCTTAAAGTCGTGAGCCTGATATTTAGCCATAGTAATGCGAATACCTTTAGTGAACATGTGATGATTGATCGCTGGCAGATGCAGGCGGCCATCTATATGCATGATATTGGCCATAACCTGAACAAAGATTTAATTGAGCATTTACAGGTCGATAATGAACATGCCGAAGTGGCCTATAACTACCTGAAAAAATTTCCATGCTGGCAGCAGGCCGCAGAAATTGTTTACCAGCATCACGAATTATTAGATGGCTCGGGTTATCCCCGGCAATTATCCGCCGATGCTATTCATCCTGGCGCCCAGTTATTGGGCGTGGTGGCAAGGTTTGTAGACTTGGTGGCCATGCATAAAGAGATCAGCGAGCGCCTTGCGGTGGTGGCTGCGATTAAAACCCTGAATAGCGAAGCCGGTATCTTCTATAACGCGGAGCTTATTAGCCTATTGCCCGATATTGCTTTGGCATTTTGCTCGCAGGGCGATATGGCCGCGGCTTAG